A genome region from Uloborus diversus isolate 005 unplaced genomic scaffold, Udiv.v.3.1 scaffold_1036, whole genome shotgun sequence includes the following:
- the LOC129232071 gene encoding tubulin alpha-1A chain-like — MPSDKTLGSGDDSFNTFFSETGAGKHVPRAVFVDLEPTVVDEVRTGTYRQLFHPEQLITGKEDAANNYARGHYTIGKEIVDLVLDRIRKLADQCTGLQGFLIFHSFGGGTGSGFTSLLMERLSVDYGKKSKLEFSIYPAPQVSTAVVEPYNSVLTTHTTLEHSDCAFMVDNEAIYDICRRNLDIERPTYTNLNRLIGQIVSSITASLRFDGALNVDLTEFQTNLVPYPRIHFPLATYAPVISAEKAYHEQLTVSEITNACFEPANQMVKCDPRHGKYMAVCLLYRGDVVPKDVNAAIATIKTKRTIQFVDWCPTGFKVGINYQPPTVVPGGDLAKVQRAVCMLSNTTAIAEAWARLDHKFDLMYAKRAFVHWYVGEGMEEGEFAEAREDLAALEKDYEEVGVDSMEGEEDMAGEEY, encoded by the exons ATGCCAAGCGACAAGACACTAGGATCAGGCGATGACTCCTTCAATACATTCTTCAGCGAGACAGGAGCTGGAAAACACGTTCCGCGGGCTGTATTTGTTGATCTTGAACCTACAGTCGTTG ACGAAGTGCGCACGGGCACATACCGGCAACTCTTCCACCCCGAACAGTTGATCACCGGCAAGGAGGATGCTGCCAACAACTATGCCCGCGGCCATTATACCATTGGCAAGGAGATCGTGGACCTGGTCCTGGATCGGATTCGTAAACTGGCCGACCAGTGCACGGGCCTACAGGGCTTCCTCATCTTCCACAGCTTCGGGGGAGGGACTGGCTCTGGATTCACCTCCCTGCTCATGGAGCGACTGTCCGTCGACTATGGAAAAAAGTCCAAGCTGGAGTTCTCCATTTACCCGGCACCGCAG gtCTCAACCGCAGTAGTAGAACCATATAATTCCGTATTAACCACCCATACCACCCTGGAACACTCGGACTGTGCCTTCATGGTGGACAACGAAGCCATATACGATATCTGCCGACGTAATCTGGACATCGAAAGACCTACTTACACCAACCTCAACAGACTCATCGGGCAGATTGTCTCATCCATCACCGCGTCACTTAGATTCGACGGTGCCCTCAATGTTGATCTAACAGAATTCCAGACAAACTTGGTGCCCTATCCAAG GATCCATTTTCCATTAGCAACTTACGCACCTGTGATTTCTGCGGAGAAAGCTTATCACGAGCAGTTGACGGTATCCGAAATCACCAACGCCTGTTTCGAGCCAGCCAATCAGATGGTCAAATGCGACCCACGTCACGGCAAGTATATGGCGGTGTGTCTCCTGTACAGAGGAGATGTTGTGCCAAAAGACGTGAATGCAGCCATCGCCACCATCAAGACCAAAAGGACCATACAGTTCGTTGATTGGTGTCCCACAGGATTCAAG GTGGGCATCAACTACCAACCCCCCACCGTGGTGCCGGGCGGGGACTTGGCCAAGGTCCAGCGGGCCGTCTGCATGCTGTCCAACACCACTGCCATCGCCGAGGCCTGGGCCCGCCTCGACCACAAGTTCGACCTCATGTACGCTAAGAGGGCGTTCGTGCACTGGTACGTGGGCGAGGGCATGGAGGAGGGCGAGTTCGCGGAGGCCAGGGAGGACTTGGCCGCCCTAGAGAAAGACTACGAAGAAGTGGGCGTGGACTCCATGGAGGGCGAGGAGGACATGGCCGGGGAGGAGTACTAA
- the LOC129232072 gene encoding uncharacterized protein LOC129232072, whose product MPFKHSFHLSGYGRSAAAKNKTRQDLKYRIQEFNSRLQPALIQCNQAKTTFVTLSDLWSCSRMEVLDTLPAVAREIDRHHHNVNIASLTGTSSSIAGGTAAIGGLILAPFSGGVSLALSAGGLVGTVAGSATTLGANLAEVYLTKELTEQASKVLQEDAFYTKALSDAFREVILHEQQVISILAELNNESLMEDLGKVLQVSPACDEELERRFRHLKEGANSLDDIVTLVRCLYPEDRAFLQQLNKTDNLFGGAPTFSRTLSSSSDFFQAMKELATLGPETIKKISGAALQSTTAEATWAATGAQVASFTTQMIAAGLGAIFVALDIYQFMKTSENYDKGSKTELAERMRMVAEQLALEKQQIEKLSDLYRKQLNVDVLKETS is encoded by the exons ATGCCTTTTAAACATTCCTTCCATTTATCAGGTTATGGGCGGTCGGCCGCAGCAAAGAACAAAACTCGCCAAGATTTGAAGTATAGAATTCAAGAGTTCAATTCCAGACTGCAACCTGCACTTATTCAATGCAACCAGGCCAAGACTACTTTCGTTACTCTGTCGGACCTATGGTCGTGTAGTCGGATGGAGGTACTTGACACGCTGCCGGCCGTTGCGCGAGAGATCGACAGACACCACCACAACGTCAACATCGCCAGCCTGACGGGAACGTCTTCAAGCATTGCTGGCGGCACCGCTGCTATCGGAGGACTCATTTTGGCACCATTCAGTG GAGGCGTCTCCTTAGCCTTATCTGCTGGTGGCTTAGTGGGTACCGTGGCTGGTTCAGCCACTACTCTTGGTGCAAACCTAGCAGAAGTCTACCTGACCAAAGAACTCACAGAACAAGCCTCAAAGGTTTTACAAGAAGATGCCTTCTACACCAAAGCACTAAGTGACGCATTCCGCGAAGTCATCCTGCATGAGCAACAGGTGATATCCATCCTTGCTGAGCTCAACAATGAATCCTTGATGGAGGACTTAGGCAAGGTCCTACAAGTGTCGCCTGCCTGTGACGAGGAACTCGAAAGGAGGTTCCGACATCTCAAAGAAGGAGCCAACTCTCTGGATGACATCGTCACCCTCGTCAGGTGCCTATATCCGGAAGACAGAGCTTTCCTGCAGCAACTGAACAAGACGGATAATCTATTTGGAGGTGCACCCACGTTTTCACGCACACTTTCATCCTCTTCTGATTTCTTCCAG GCCATGAAAGAGCTGGCTACTCTTGGTCCCGAAACCATCAAAAAAATAAGTGGCGCTGCTTTACAAAGTACCACTGCTGAAGCAACCTGGGCAGCCACTGGTGCTCAGGTTGCCTCTTTTACCACACAAATGATTGCAGCTGGTTTGGGAGCCATTTTCGTGGCACTGGACATCTATCAGTTCATGAAAACTTCCGAAAACTACGACAAGGGTTCCAAGACAGAACTTGCTGAGCGCATGCGTATGGTGGCTGAGCAACTTGCgctagaaaagcaacaaattgaaaaattgagcGATTTGTACAGAAAGCAATTAAATGTGGATGTACTGAAGGAGACATCCtga